Proteins encoded together in one Mycobacterium sp. MS1601 window:
- a CDS encoding PadR family transcriptional regulator, with product MALPHAILVSLREQAGSGYELTRRFDRSIGYFFSATHQQIYRTLRVMEEHGWVRVTPVQQQGRPDKKEYAVTAAGRAELRRWIAEPLTGRGSAVTDTRTRDLAVKLRGAEFGDVSAVRQQVIGLRAEHAALLHTYRSFEKQQFPEPSTLAGGELHQYLVLRGGIRAETNSIEWLDEVLTGLGG from the coding sequence GTGGCTCTCCCCCACGCGATCCTGGTGTCGCTGCGTGAGCAGGCCGGTTCGGGATACGAACTGACCCGCCGCTTCGACCGCTCCATCGGCTACTTCTTCAGTGCCACCCACCAGCAGATCTATCGGACTCTGCGGGTCATGGAGGAGCACGGTTGGGTCCGGGTGACGCCGGTGCAGCAGCAGGGGCGCCCGGACAAGAAGGAGTACGCCGTCACCGCCGCGGGCCGCGCCGAACTGCGCCGCTGGATCGCCGAACCGTTGACCGGCCGGGGCAGTGCAGTCACCGACACCCGAACCCGCGACCTGGCTGTCAAGCTGCGTGGAGCCGAGTTCGGCGATGTGTCCGCGGTGCGCCAGCAGGTGATCGGCCTGAGGGCCGAACATGCCGCGCTGCTGCACACCTACCGCAGCTTCGAAAAACAGCAGTTTCCCGAGCCGTCGACCCTCGCCGGTGGCGAACTGCACCAGTACCTGGTGCTGCGGGGCGGCATCCGAGCCGAGACGAACTCGATCGAATGGCTCGACGAGGTGCTGACCGGGCTGGGAGGCTGA
- the fdxA gene encoding ferredoxin, with the protein MTYVIAQPCVDVKDKACIEECPVDCIYEGARMLYIHPDECVDCGACEPVCPVEAIFYEDDVPDDWSSYAQSNADFFSELGSPGGASKVGQTDHDPAAIKELPPQGED; encoded by the coding sequence GTGACATACGTGATCGCTCAACCCTGCGTCGACGTCAAAGACAAGGCATGCATCGAGGAATGCCCCGTCGACTGCATCTACGAGGGCGCACGCATGCTGTACATCCACCCCGACGAATGCGTGGACTGCGGCGCCTGCGAACCCGTCTGCCCGGTCGAGGCCATCTTCTACGAAGATGACGTTCCCGATGACTGGAGCAGCTACGCGCAGTCCAACGCCGACTTCTTCTCCGAACTCGGCTCACCCGGTGGCGCGTCCAAGGTCGGCCAGACCGATCACGATCCCGCCGCCATCAAGGAACTGCCGCCGCAGGGCGAGGACTGA
- the dapC gene encoding succinyldiaminopimelate transaminase, which translates to MTRVSALLPVFPWDTLADVTATARAHAGGIVDLSVGTPVDPVAPVIREALAEASSAPGYPTTAGTPALRASAVAALRRRYGITALAESAVLPVIGTKELIAWLPTLLGLGADDLVVVPELAYPTYDVGARLTRSSVLAADSLTQIGPQTPALVFLNSPSNPSGRVLGVEHLRKVVGWARERGVVIASDECYLGLAWDVEPLSVLHPDVCDGDHTGLLAIHSLSKTSSLAGYRAGFVAGDPALVSELLAVRKHAGMMMPGPIQAAMVAALDDDGHEKEQRERYARRRDVLLPAVRAAGFTVDHSEAGLYLWATRDEPCRDTLAWFADRGILVAPGEFYGASGSRHVRIALTATDERIEAAAQRLAG; encoded by the coding sequence CTGACCCGGGTCTCAGCGCTCCTGCCGGTCTTCCCGTGGGACACCCTCGCGGATGTCACGGCCACGGCGCGTGCGCATGCAGGCGGCATCGTCGACCTGTCGGTAGGCACCCCGGTGGATCCGGTGGCGCCGGTCATCCGCGAGGCACTGGCTGAGGCCAGTTCCGCCCCGGGCTACCCCACCACGGCAGGTACCCCCGCCCTGCGCGCATCGGCCGTGGCGGCGCTGCGGCGCCGGTACGGCATCACCGCGCTTGCCGAGAGCGCGGTGCTGCCGGTGATCGGCACCAAAGAGCTGATCGCGTGGTTGCCGACGCTGCTGGGGCTCGGAGCCGACGACCTGGTGGTGGTGCCGGAGCTGGCCTACCCCACCTATGACGTGGGAGCGCGACTCACCCGGTCGTCCGTGCTGGCCGCCGACTCGCTGACCCAGATCGGTCCGCAGACACCAGCGCTGGTCTTCCTCAACTCACCGAGCAATCCGAGTGGCCGGGTGCTCGGCGTCGAGCACCTGCGCAAGGTGGTCGGCTGGGCCAGGGAGCGGGGCGTCGTGATCGCCTCCGACGAGTGTTATCTGGGGCTGGCATGGGACGTCGAGCCGCTGTCGGTGCTGCATCCCGACGTGTGCGACGGCGATCACACCGGTCTACTGGCCATTCACTCGCTGTCGAAGACATCGTCGCTGGCCGGCTACCGCGCCGGTTTTGTCGCCGGCGATCCGGCGCTGGTCAGTGAGCTGCTGGCGGTGCGCAAGCACGCCGGGATGATGATGCCGGGGCCGATCCAGGCCGCGATGGTGGCCGCCCTCGACGACGACGGGCACGAAAAAGAGCAGCGCGAGCGGTATGCGCGCCGCCGCGACGTGTTGTTGCCCGCGGTGCGAGCCGCCGGCTTCACCGTGGATCATTCCGAGGCCGGGCTGTACCTCTGGGCCACCCGCGACGAACCCTGCCGCGACACCCTGGCCTGGTTCGCCGATCGCGGCATCCTGGTGGCGCCGGGAGAGTTCTATGGCGCCAGTGGATCTCGCCATGTCAGGATCGCGCTGACCGCCACCGACGAACGTATCGAGGCGGCAGCACAGCGGCTCGCTGGTTAG
- a CDS encoding sulfotransferase family protein, translating into MTLHDRFDPDELIDVACDAAGGRNFGDAYGWSDGLELLCDGLVNEAKLSPLGVEIAHADVVRALVNRLQMFAWRKAHPEVAEQRIEQPVVIVGQPRTGTTILYDLLSLDPEFRAPLTWEVDNPVPPPQPQTYRDDPRIATTQAGIDLSEQIAPGLLALHPMGARMGQECVRIFGSQFASMIFSVQYRLPTYYKWLLYDADHSGAYRFHRMFLQHLQSGVPGQWLLKSPAHLWQLDTLLDEYPDAVVVQTHRDPLNVISSISALTHHLRRMATDESTIAECAAQSYEEIIVGLEREMRVRETTGLQVIDVLFNDFIRDPWTTVKSVYQQLGRELRPDVELAMREHLAAHPGDGGVGRYTWADTGLDAGEVRERVRGYQDRYGVPDERLR; encoded by the coding sequence ATGACACTGCACGACCGCTTTGATCCCGACGAGCTGATCGATGTTGCGTGCGACGCCGCGGGCGGCCGCAACTTCGGCGACGCCTATGGCTGGAGTGACGGCCTGGAGCTGCTGTGCGACGGACTGGTCAACGAGGCCAAACTGTCTCCGCTGGGCGTCGAGATTGCCCATGCCGACGTGGTGCGCGCACTGGTCAACCGACTGCAGATGTTCGCCTGGCGCAAGGCCCATCCCGAGGTAGCCGAACAGCGCATCGAGCAGCCGGTGGTGATCGTCGGGCAACCGCGCACCGGTACCACCATCCTCTACGACCTGCTGTCCCTGGATCCCGAATTCCGCGCTCCCCTGACCTGGGAGGTGGACAACCCGGTGCCGCCGCCCCAGCCGCAGACCTATCGCGACGATCCGCGGATCGCAACGACGCAGGCCGGTATCGATCTCTCCGAACAGATCGCACCCGGGCTGCTGGCGTTGCACCCGATGGGCGCCCGCATGGGACAGGAGTGTGTGCGCATCTTCGGCAGCCAGTTCGCCAGCATGATCTTCTCGGTGCAATACCGGCTGCCCACGTACTACAAGTGGCTGCTGTACGACGCCGACCATTCCGGCGCTTACCGGTTTCACCGGATGTTCTTGCAGCACTTGCAATCCGGCGTCCCCGGGCAATGGCTGCTGAAATCACCGGCGCATCTGTGGCAGCTGGACACGCTGCTGGACGAGTACCCCGACGCCGTGGTGGTGCAGACCCACCGCGACCCGCTCAACGTCATCTCCTCGATCAGCGCGCTGACCCATCACCTGCGCCGCATGGCCACCGACGAGAGCACCATCGCCGAATGTGCGGCACAGTCCTACGAAGAGATCATCGTGGGTCTCGAGCGGGAGATGCGGGTGCGTGAGACTACTGGCTTACAGGTCATCGACGTGCTGTTCAACGACTTCATCCGCGACCCCTGGACCACGGTCAAGTCCGTCTACCAGCAACTCGGCCGGGAGCTGCGGCCCGACGTCGAACTGGCGATGCGCGAGCACCTGGCCGCCCATCCGGGCGACGGTGGGGTGGGCCGCTACACCTGGGCCGACACCGGACTCGACGCCGGCGAGGTCCGGGAACGCGTCCGCGGCTACCAGGACCGCTACGGCGTGCCGGACGAGCGACTGCGGTGA
- a CDS encoding DUF1214 domain-containing protein has translation MADDSDNSAPLTRHSWNLVQKMLSDVTEIVMRDAESEAELAEGLRVVAKVSALCAQLSVEADPDHPHFFDMCTPTRMVGGPNPDGSYHLAMIDGTRAYRVTGTRGTTAYLGLQVLAGTGLTPRRMAAYVSDTELPAGAFTLVFSHHKPADIGDSLWIEIPEDASSIVVREYIADPTTEVPATLDISAVELPPPTPVTDAAVADQFTAMAWTILKLTTLHRTIAPELLSAPNTLITAEAAALGTAETTPDNLYMLGMFRLEPDQTLLLKFEAPQTRYWNVALENIWHECIEPRRRHSSVTNKGVTPDADGVVRIAISAGDFGYGHWLDTGGRHRGFVVVRWLDNPAAPTVEVTLHKGDNA, from the coding sequence ATGGCTGACGATAGCGACAATTCGGCGCCGCTGACGCGACACTCGTGGAATCTGGTGCAGAAGATGCTGTCCGACGTCACCGAAATCGTGATGCGGGATGCGGAGTCCGAAGCCGAGCTCGCGGAGGGCCTGCGCGTGGTCGCCAAGGTGTCGGCACTGTGCGCCCAACTGTCGGTCGAGGCCGATCCCGACCACCCCCACTTCTTCGACATGTGCACACCCACTCGGATGGTCGGCGGTCCCAATCCCGACGGCAGCTACCACCTGGCCATGATCGACGGCACCCGGGCCTACCGCGTGACCGGGACCAGGGGCACGACTGCCTACCTGGGCCTGCAGGTCCTCGCCGGCACCGGCCTCACCCCCCGCCGGATGGCGGCCTATGTCAGTGACACCGAGTTGCCCGCCGGCGCCTTCACACTCGTGTTCTCCCACCACAAGCCCGCGGATATCGGCGACTCCCTGTGGATCGAGATCCCCGAGGACGCGTCCTCGATCGTCGTCCGCGAGTACATCGCCGACCCCACCACGGAGGTCCCGGCAACCCTTGACATCTCCGCCGTCGAGCTGCCGCCCCCCACTCCGGTGACCGATGCGGCGGTAGCTGACCAGTTCACCGCCATGGCCTGGACCATCCTCAAGCTCACCACACTGCACCGCACCATCGCCCCGGAGCTGCTCAGCGCGCCCAACACGCTGATCACCGCCGAAGCCGCCGCACTCGGCACCGCCGAGACCACCCCCGACAACCTCTACATGCTCGGCATGTTCCGCCTCGAGCCCGACCAGACGCTGCTGCTGAAGTTCGAAGCTCCTCAGACCCGGTACTGGAACGTGGCGCTGGAGAACATCTGGCACGAATGCATCGAGCCCCGCCGCCGACACAGCTCCGTCACCAACAAGGGCGTCACCCCGGACGCCGACGGCGTGGTGCGGATCGCCATCTCCGCAGGAGATTTCGGGTACGGGCACTGGCTCGACACCGGCGGACGACACCGCGGATTCGTGGTGGTGCGCTGGCTCGACAACCCGGCCGCACCCACTGTAGAGGTCACACTTCACAAGGGAGACAACGCATGA
- a CDS encoding acyl-CoA-like ligand-binding transcription factor has protein sequence MPQSLTLSERKRVANRERIAFAAASLVLANGLSGTTVEQISDSAEVGRATFFRYFNSKEAAVAEGISRQWMDLITAAVAAAPAELSASETVLAAFVQLAEGFEAIDAQVRDLAQLTRTSPALSAWTLQVYVGYETVIADLVAPRFADLRADDPRPRLLGALAMASVRIALDDWLDHGGSLPERVQSALGALTVS, from the coding sequence ATGCCCCAGAGTCTGACTCTGTCTGAACGCAAACGCGTGGCGAACCGAGAGCGCATCGCGTTTGCCGCCGCCTCGCTGGTCCTTGCCAACGGGCTGTCGGGAACCACCGTCGAGCAGATCTCCGACAGCGCGGAGGTGGGACGAGCGACGTTCTTCCGCTACTTCAACTCCAAAGAAGCCGCCGTCGCGGAGGGCATCTCGCGACAGTGGATGGACCTGATCACCGCCGCGGTGGCCGCGGCCCCCGCCGAGTTGTCCGCCAGCGAGACGGTGCTGGCTGCTTTTGTCCAGTTGGCAGAGGGCTTCGAGGCCATCGACGCCCAGGTGCGTGACCTTGCTCAGTTGACCCGCACCTCGCCGGCGCTGAGCGCGTGGACCCTGCAGGTGTACGTGGGATACGAGACGGTGATCGCCGACCTGGTGGCGCCGCGGTTCGCCGATCTCCGCGCCGACGATCCGCGGCCTCGACTGCTGGGAGCCCTGGCCATGGCGTCAGTGCGCATCGCACTCGACGACTGGCTGGATCACGGCGGGTCGCTGCCCGAACGGGTGCAGTCGGCGCTGGGCGCGCTGACGGTCAGCTGA
- a CDS encoding PucR family transcriptional regulator, whose protein sequence is MGSAAGLGLGQLLLALDATMVSLVQAPRGLDAAVGSAALIDTDDVRLGLAKAARSADVFLLLGLGDDDAVDWLRKQTRDRAPIAVFIKQPSKQLVAAATAAGTAVVAVDPRARWERLYRLIIHVFDHHGDSLGESGTDLFGLAQSIADRTHGMVSIEDSESHVLAYSASNDEADELRRLSILGRAGPAEHLAWIGKWGIFDALRSSDEVVRVAERPELGLRPRLAVGVRPPNPDSRRAPQFAGTIWVQQGSRPLADDAEDVLRGAAVLAGRIMSRLTTTPSTHTVRLHELLGLRDDDVDVAAVARELGIADDGRAALIGFDTSTATPRLAEVLALSASAFRADAQVAPHGSRVYVLFPRTSRVAAVMSWIRGTITALRTELGLQLWAVIAAPVAGLTAVGSARTEVDRVLDSAARHPGMRSSVTSLAEARTTVLLDEMVTFLSANEHLIDPRVRLLRETDAALAETLRCYLDSFGDVAAAARELHVHPNTVRYRVRRIEEILTTSLADPDVRLVLSLSLRAVPA, encoded by the coding sequence ATGGGTTCCGCGGCCGGCCTCGGCTTGGGCCAGCTGCTCCTGGCGCTCGACGCCACAATGGTCAGCCTGGTGCAGGCACCCCGCGGCCTCGATGCCGCGGTGGGATCGGCGGCGCTGATCGACACCGACGATGTCCGGCTGGGCCTGGCGAAGGCCGCCAGGTCCGCAGACGTGTTCCTGTTGCTGGGACTCGGCGACGACGACGCGGTGGACTGGCTGCGCAAGCAGACCCGCGACCGCGCACCCATCGCGGTGTTCATCAAGCAACCGTCGAAGCAACTGGTGGCTGCCGCCACAGCGGCCGGGACCGCAGTGGTGGCTGTCGACCCCCGCGCCCGGTGGGAACGGTTGTACCGCTTGATCATCCACGTGTTCGACCACCACGGTGATTCGCTGGGCGAGTCGGGCACCGATCTGTTCGGGCTGGCTCAGTCCATCGCGGACCGCACTCACGGCATGGTGAGCATCGAGGACTCCGAATCCCACGTGCTGGCCTACTCGGCATCCAACGACGAGGCCGACGAGCTGCGCAGGTTGTCGATCCTCGGCCGGGCCGGACCCGCCGAACACCTGGCCTGGATCGGAAAATGGGGCATCTTCGACGCGCTGCGCTCCAGCGACGAGGTGGTGCGGGTGGCCGAGCGCCCCGAGTTGGGGCTGCGACCCCGGCTGGCGGTCGGCGTCCGCCCACCGAATCCCGACAGCAGGCGTGCCCCACAGTTCGCCGGCACCATCTGGGTGCAACAGGGCTCACGACCACTGGCCGACGACGCCGAGGACGTGCTGCGCGGTGCCGCGGTGCTGGCCGGACGCATCATGTCGCGGCTGACCACCACCCCGTCCACCCACACCGTGCGGTTGCACGAATTGCTGGGTCTGCGAGACGACGACGTCGATGTGGCGGCGGTGGCCCGCGAACTGGGGATAGCCGACGACGGCCGGGCGGCTTTGATCGGTTTCGACACCTCGACAGCCACGCCACGGCTGGCCGAGGTGCTGGCGCTGAGCGCCAGTGCGTTTCGCGCGGACGCCCAGGTGGCTCCACACGGGTCACGGGTGTATGTGCTGTTCCCCCGGACCTCGCGGGTGGCAGCGGTGATGTCCTGGATTCGCGGCACCATCACCGCGCTGCGTACCGAACTGGGGCTGCAGCTGTGGGCGGTGATCGCGGCGCCGGTGGCGGGTCTGACCGCAGTGGGCAGCGCACGTACCGAGGTGGACCGCGTGCTCGACAGCGCGGCACGCCACCCGGGGATGCGCAGCTCGGTGACGTCGTTGGCCGAGGCCAGAACCACGGTACTGCTCGACGAGATGGTGACGTTCCTCAGTGCCAACGAGCACCTGATCGATCCGCGGGTGCGACTGCTGCGCGAGACGGATGCCGCACTGGCCGAGACGTTGCGCTGCTACCTGGACAGTTTCGGCGATGTGGCCGCGGCTGCGCGCGAACTGCACGTGCATCCCAATACCGTGCGGTACCGGGTCCGCCGCATCGAGGAGATACTCACCACGTCACTGGCGGATCCCGATGTGCGCCTGGTGCTTTCGCTGAGTCTGCGCGCCGTTCCCGCTTAG
- a CDS encoding proline dehydrogenase family protein, translating into MSLFAKVARPTILAAGRSSRLRRTAERVQLTRTVVNRFVPGESIGDVMDSVAVLRDSKRFVTIDYLGEDVADTDAADATVAAYLQLLDALGERAETAVGPQPLEVSLKLSALGQALPRDGAKIALENAHTICAKARDVGAWVTVDAEDHTTTDSTLSIVRDLRVEFDWLGTVLQSYLRRTRADCAEFAASGARIRLCKGAYDEPASVAFRDADDVTDSYVTCLRILMEGRGYPMVASHDPEILDLVPGLAREYGRGTDEFEYQMLYGIRDAEQRRLTMRGDHLRVYVPFGTEWYGYFVRRLAERPANLTFFLRALGERRR; encoded by the coding sequence ATGTCCCTCTTCGCGAAAGTCGCCCGCCCCACGATCCTGGCGGCCGGCCGGTCCTCTCGCCTGCGCCGCACCGCCGAACGGGTACAACTCACCCGCACCGTGGTCAACCGCTTCGTCCCCGGTGAGTCGATTGGCGACGTGATGGATTCCGTTGCTGTGCTGCGGGACTCGAAACGGTTCGTCACCATCGACTACTTGGGTGAGGACGTCGCCGACACTGACGCAGCAGACGCCACGGTGGCCGCCTACCTGCAACTACTCGATGCGCTGGGCGAACGTGCCGAGACGGCAGTCGGACCGCAACCACTCGAGGTGTCGCTGAAGCTGTCCGCACTGGGGCAGGCGCTCCCGCGCGACGGCGCCAAGATCGCGCTGGAGAATGCCCACACCATCTGCGCCAAGGCGCGCGACGTCGGCGCCTGGGTGACGGTGGACGCCGAAGACCACACCACCACCGACTCGACGCTGTCCATCGTGCGAGACCTGCGCGTCGAGTTCGACTGGCTGGGCACGGTTCTGCAGTCCTACCTGCGGCGCACCAGGGCCGACTGTGCCGAGTTCGCCGCCTCCGGCGCCCGGATCCGGTTGTGCAAGGGCGCATATGACGAACCGGCGTCGGTGGCGTTCCGCGACGCCGACGACGTCACCGACTCGTATGTGACGTGCCTGCGAATCCTGATGGAGGGCCGGGGTTATCCGATGGTGGCCTCGCACGATCCCGAGATCCTCGACCTGGTGCCCGGCCTGGCCCGTGAATACGGACGTGGTACCGATGAATTCGAATACCAGATGCTGTACGGCATCCGGGATGCCGAGCAGCGTCGCCTGACCATGCGCGGTGACCACCTGCGAGTGTATGTGCCCTTCGGCACCGAGTGGTACGGCTACTTCGTCCGCCGCCTCGCAGAGCGTCCGGCCAACCTGACGTTCTTCCTGCGGGCACTGGGGGAGCGCCGACGGTAG
- a CDS encoding alpha/beta fold hydrolase: protein MTSLPGAGLLGDDVMVTTPGGRRLRTMVDGDGDTLVVLEAGLGASALYWHAVVQLLRNDFRVVAYDRAGMGGSDPFDGRRTLDVLAADLRSVIDAFPHRRAILVGHSWGGPIVRVAAVGRDDVAGLVLVDQSDENDPMFFEPAVRWQFAVQSRVVVPLARLGLLARMARSSLERLPQRLRQAVVESSYSPRAAAAVAAEEREVVSELSGLLQRPLAFGDLPIRVISGQRAGRFERRMRAELVRAHLATAQAHAGAEYVPARTAGHMVPISEPELIAAQVIEVAQAG from the coding sequence GTGACCTCGCTTCCGGGTGCCGGCCTGCTGGGCGACGACGTGATGGTGACGACGCCCGGCGGCCGGCGACTGCGCACCATGGTCGACGGTGACGGCGACACGTTGGTGGTACTGGAAGCGGGGCTGGGAGCCAGCGCGTTGTATTGGCACGCCGTTGTCCAGTTGCTGCGCAATGATTTCCGCGTGGTGGCCTACGACCGGGCGGGCATGGGTGGCAGTGATCCGTTCGACGGGCGCCGCACGCTGGATGTCCTGGCAGCAGATCTCCGCTCCGTCATCGACGCCTTCCCGCACCGGAGGGCGATCCTGGTGGGGCACAGTTGGGGCGGTCCGATCGTGCGGGTGGCCGCGGTCGGGCGTGACGATGTGGCCGGGCTGGTGCTGGTGGATCAAAGTGATGAGAACGACCCGATGTTCTTCGAGCCAGCCGTGCGGTGGCAGTTCGCAGTGCAGTCCCGGGTCGTTGTTCCGTTGGCGCGGTTGGGACTGCTGGCGCGCATGGCCCGTTCGAGCCTCGAGCGGCTGCCGCAGCGGCTGCGTCAGGCGGTGGTCGAGTCGTCCTACAGCCCACGCGCCGCCGCGGCGGTGGCCGCCGAGGAACGCGAGGTGGTCTCCGAGTTGTCGGGACTACTGCAGCGCCCCTTGGCTTTCGGCGATCTCCCGATCCGGGTGATCTCCGGTCAACGGGCCGGTCGGTTCGAACGGCGCATGCGCGCGGAACTGGTGCGCGCGCATCTGGCGACCGCGCAGGCACATGCGGGCGCCGAATACGTTCCCGCCCGCACTGCCGGGCACATGGTCCCCATCAGTGAACCGGAGCTCATTGCGGCCCAAGTGATCGAGGTGGCTCAGGCGGGGTAG